Genomic segment of Schistocerca nitens isolate TAMUIC-IGC-003100 chromosome 9, iqSchNite1.1, whole genome shotgun sequence:
ATTCGTACTGCAGAGTGactcagataatttttttttcttttttttttttttttctcccagacGCGCAACGGTGGGGGTGATTTCCGCTTGGTTTCTCGCCTACGTCGGCGAATGCCGTCTGTTAGTACGTATTTGCAGTTTTTCTTCGTTAGACACACATACTTATAGtctaatttttattttctctgcagaactatgcatttctcACGTTTTACACAGCACACCTTTTCGCACACCATTGTTTTTTTGTGTGCTGTGCTGTGTAAAACGTGAGAAATGGGAAGTTCTGCAGGGAAACTAAAAATTAGTCCACAAGTAACAGTGTCTAACGAAGAAAAACTGCAAAGCTGTCCTACCAGACGACATTTCTCGATGTAGGCGAGAAACTAAGTGGAAATCACAACCATTGATGATGCTTGACcacaataaagcgaaacgtgtcttgtagttgcaacaacagaacgaaaataccctcaggagTCGTAAAGCagctacggacaatatggccacacaaattaaGAATTTACGATTATACTTCTTATCGCGTCTGTATAGACGAACCTAAACACCCTCGTGTAAAATCAGACAGGTGGACTACTTACCTGTGGAAGTTTTTTCGGCGGGAATATGTGCATTCCAGCGACGGCTATCCGGTTTGGCACAGCGGGCCTCGGATGGCCTACGGTGACGTGCGCGTGGACCAAGAGAAGTGCCGCTTCCCTCTCGATGGTGGCCACGCTCGGAATCGTCGCGTCATTGAAGTGTTTCTGAACTATGGCGTCCAGCCGTGGTAGGAAGTAAATCTGCCGTATTATCCTCTGGTAAGTCCCGAACAAAGAATTGTAGAACCTCTCACAAAAGTCCATGTGGTCGGTGTACCTGAGGAACGGATCGGGGACGTAGGCAAATGGGTTAGGGTTTCCCACCGTGTCACCGATCCAGTGGGTCCCCTCGTACGGGGCCACGTGGATCAGGTGCCCTTTGAACTTGTGCGCAAACGCCAGGAAGCAGTCTTGGAAGAAGCTCTCGACGATGACTGCGTCAAATTTCTCTTCGGACTTGTAAAGCTGCTGTACACTTTCTTCTTTGAGCAGAATGTCACAGGCGTTTATTCCATATTGGAATAGAAAAAACAGTCCAATCACGGGACTCCTCAAGGAAAATTCGAACAAGTTGACAGAACCTAAAAACATCGAGGTGTGAATTAGTAAACGGTTTTGGCATTAGGCAATATGcactgtaaattaaataaattactcTGACTGAAAGTGTTAACATGACGAGCACCTTGACCACACACCAGAGTCCACGCAAGGTACGGTgtccgatgcgcagtgaccagtttccgttcaaagtgctgggcgagttcattcgtttgttcggaagggtaGCCTGACAAAtgtttgccacccttccaccggtCAGCgacgacagaatcgaggcgcatgtCCTGCAGTctctctcaaacgattttacgggaactattcagtacaaaaaaaaatttcattcttgcgttacttatagctttacatGTCAGGTTGATGATGATGTGATCATCATTTCAttgatggtcatagttattgtgatatttacatggaagtaagacactgcaagaagttcgaaaaagtttgcaacgaaaattagggttCGCTGTGAttctgcgtttggtgcatattacataatatattgctgtgtatgaaatttagctaacatatcgaatttttctttagacttgtgtGGAGGTTTCAATCTGTCaataatctcgagaaaattgatgtgATGTAACACACTGATTAATTTTGTGATCCCGCTGTGCCAGCGATAAAACCAAAGTGAAATATTCAcaatattcctcatatttcataaacgttgTGAAATATCGAAAAGAGATTTTGCCAAataatagcacgcaaagaggagagtcaTTTTTCATACGTTTATTATGAAAaccttcattatctaccatgttattccactaactacagacttttttaattaaagaatgtaatttttaagggccattgatagctggtgaaacgagaaatgctatgcgtCTGAGAGCAACGTTACTGAagacattattttattttgtactgatGAAGATGCGCATTTTCATAGGCAACTGaccttactttttctcagttcGTCATATAATAAACTTAATGAACCACTGTTCCATGTTAGTGGTATGACATTTTGTGAACTCCGCTatgaaagaagcaaattttaacatagtaacgagagaaatgtgtaggtttcactcaaaattcgccatttgtgacacttctctgaaagttacacatggttaacaagccaagctaaaataaattgctgcattttcagcggaattctttttggaTACTAACCAGAGCACAGGTGACAGATCTTTTCGAATGATCACCATGCAAGagtgggtgtggaggggctccacttaatatttacaaaaaatgtgacccTCAGTTTACAAGGGCACTTCTCCCACAGCGCCTGGCCATAACCCCCACCACTTCTGCTCTCCCCATGTACGCTCTGCCAACTGAGCATCTACCAGCCACCGTATTTTGCACGTGCTCTATGTAGCTGATACTCCAGTATTTCAGTGGCTGTTGGACGTACTGATTAAACTTTCATCTTTATGTGAGTTtattgttagtaaaaaaaaaaataccattccaACAGGTTATGAATCGTTTTCTAAAACATGACCATTGTCGTGTATAATGTTACTGAAACTTTTCAGGTGGAGATTGCCACAATTGGAGAACTCAGCTCATAATACTTTTTTCATCTTAGGGGATGATTATTTGACTCCTGTTACTTTcgctttaaaaaaatacaaataataaatggTCTCTGATGTACTGATCATGTTTAAAATAACATTTGGCTGATCGTAGGTGCAGGATATATAAATAATATACCCCAACTATAGGTGGCTAAGTTTAATAAATGAAGTTTATTGTTGTTAATATTACGCAAAATTTCGTAGGCTAGCGATAAGCTACGTGATTTAATGAACTCAAGTTTAACTAGAGCCCTCGATACACTTATTAGCAAACTAGGTGCATAAATAAAATAGCTTGGTAGTACTGATACCGAAAATTAATGAAAGTCAGACTCCACACTAAAACAAAGAAATGGTAGTGTAATTGACACAGAATTTAATAACCTGTGCTGATCAGTTACGAAAACAATCGAAAGTCCACATCGGCAAACTGAGGTAAAAATCAGACTCATCTTACAGCTGTTTATGACTTGTTTTAGAGAACGTTTGtcctttcagttgaaagcgccactGTACattgttgtaagacgtcgtggtctcctgaccttcattgcttacatattccgccctcacaatcatattccacacatcaagacgcttcattcgaacccaaactcgataagataaagtcaatgttgtatgaattcatgtaaacgatatgcaaataactaatataccgcaagtgcgcaccgtggttgaaatactcgaggctggcgtacacacatacattacagacacgacggtcacaggagctttgaGTTCGacagaggcaaccgcacgccaggaggccggtcccaacccatctacgtcggccggtggacgcccgtggagcagacagcgttcgcccgagggaaaggaggaacgaccccgtgttcggttccgctacattgtgtgggagcggccagcctacgcattctttacacgtagcacgcagtttcagagaatttcacagagagacagcaaacgccaaactccgatactacagatttccagattggtcaccttaaacgaaacgtcattctctcggtttagaagagcaatgctgatttggagacgatatttctgatgccttgagctgaaggagtaatggtagagaccgaaagatataccccttcacgtctggcgtggagaggcgccattccgttgtcgctcttcgagcgaggaacaagtctctcctcagtacttcactgggagagcacctctgtcgagagcgaatcgaagtgcgactctctatattgagtccttgtgattaagcgttgttcactgtgttggccgacacacttaatgtgcggtgtgaacggacagagttatagctaaacgcctgcgagcgaatttatgaatggcattgcggtggactggttatctgaccggtataCCACGcctgcggtggactggttatctgaccggtataccacgccaatagttagactaggggcagataggagtccttgacttcatcaaggcgtagggagagtttgactggcgaaggtcaatccagatagaacgagagttatcttatttgtcagcagcgagcagcgcggacagcagtcatcgcagcttacggtattgtgcgctacagctattgcgagtcccatatttcctccacaacagtacacttcactgcatttcacatgcgacagcctcggccgtacctagcaacattctaaaggataattattcaagttgagtaggtgcgcctctcagccattctgccaagtcaacaacaatcttaaactttgtatagaaatttcattagcgaatcctatccttgagaggtaacttcacattctgaaaagaaccagaATATAACTTGTTccattcataactaaaagtgccattgtgatttctcagaatttttgcaaaagaaataataactttcgttactgtcatgtttttcttacactaactagcactacaccagtacccaagtatcccactagttgcgtaagaaattttgtgaatttttttttgccatttccttacagtggatgactgcagaagatatttattgctgaaagtttttcaggcatttctctttagaacgttaggagcgtctgtttgacttctgtagtagtgtgggggtggaaactgcatcttggaggagccacagggtaaagggtacatctcaaattaatccgttgcgcagaataacagaataggagatcaaccccacgctcacatagTTTTCTAAACCTTTTGAGGACACCGCCAATCTTACCTCTGTCTATGATCTGTCTTCAAGAATGTTTGCCGTATCAGTTGAAAGTGCCAGTGAGTGATCTGCAGTGTAGTTCCCGTTTGaaaggcttttttttctttttacgttgAAACTAACCAGGAGGTCTAAAATGTTTTCATCGGGAAGAGTTTCTTTGTTTCCATAACGAGGTtgcaaacataataaaatattttgctgaACATATACATGTGAAAGGCTTTCTTCAATTATGAAACTAATCAGTTACAATTACATGGCAACTTGAATGCGAAAATCTGTCAAGCTGTCTGCTCCTGTCCATATGTTCAGAGTTtgtatcagataaaaattatatcatgTGTTCAGTGTACCAAAAATAATTGaatatactgaaaatttgtttagcCTGTGAtgtgtgttgttgagaaatatgaaatcaagTCACACACAGTGTGACCGTATCGCCGTCTGAACACAGCGCTCCTACAGTTTCCCCCTCCTGCCCCTCCTTGTGCTCAGAGAGCGTGGTGTAGTGGTGGGGGAAGCGTACCCCCAACTGACAGAACTATGGAATGCGAGCCAGAACAACAATTGTGTGCTGAATTCTTGGCCATTACCGCAGCAGGTGCTTGCTATTAGTGTAGCTGTCTCGGATAAAATGATATACTGTCTTTAACCAAGAGCTCAATCAAATGTCTCTTACAGGTTAATTCATTATATTATGAACATCTGAATAGCTCAATCAATGTAGTTCGGTGAGTGTTACAAACTGACAGCTCGATCTCTTTTGtgtaataaaaaacataaaacttaTTAATTATTTAGTGAATTTCAGTTGAACAAATATGCTTGGCTCTATATCTTCCTACGTACATTATCTCCGTAGTATATCTGTGTATCAACAGGCTCGACTTCAGTTCCTCTTTAACATGACGTATTACGCTTTTCTGCATCTATAATAGTTTGCAATGCATGTCCGTAAAGGTGAACAACATAAATCTAAACTATGCATACCGCTCCAGGAGAAACTAATGCCTGGAGTGTTCAAATCTGACGAGTGAATGTGTGGGCCCCTAGTCTCGTCGCTCTGCCCAACCCCACCACCTCTGCATGCTGTTGCGTGCACCAGACATCCGTCAGAGGTGGACTCACCCGGCTCTGACAAAGCGAAACGCGCAATCCAGTTGCAGCGTTTGACCAAAACCAATCACCAATGTTCAGGTGCAAGACGTCATGTCACAACATCGCAACAAATGGCATGCCAAGATACCTTGCACATGTAGCATACTGGCGTCTttcggactttgagaaaggtcgagtCATTGGCATGAGAGACATGGGAGCATCACGCCATCAGATTGTACAGATAGCTGACGTAATGCAATGACTGTATAACAAGTGGGTGAAGAGATGGACTCAGGATACCAATGTTGGCACAAGGGTAGGCACAAGTCCTTCCAGAAGGACTGTACCACAAAGACACAGTAGGTTGTTGGACTGCGTCTGACGAACAGCTGGACAAACAAGGCTGAAATCTGGGCAGATGTTGCAGGGAGAGTGTCACCACATACCATCGCAAACATTTTGCTGAAAGCTGAGTTTAGACCTCGAGTTGCCTCGTATCGTTTACCATGGACACCATACCACAGAAAACAGAGACTTACATAGTGTGAACGTAAAGTGAATTGAGACATTGAGGGTCATCCTCTGATGCTCTAGTTTCCGTTTCCGGCAGTCAGGTCGATAACGACCTGGTAGAAGGTCACAGGAGGCAGTGACTCTCGAGGCCCCTACACACGTCTCCAACTCTTGGAAtcaggacaatgcaagaccccatactGCAATTCACGCCATAAACGCCCTGAGGAGTGTGTGAATTCTTGACTACCACATCTGCTCCCCTGACTTCTCACTCATAGGGCATGCGTGGGATGCGAAAGAAACATGTATACTTCCACACCAGCCTCTAGGCTGCAATAAATGAACTTACACAACATTTGTTTCAGTCGGTCTGAAAAATTCTTCAGAGTGACTTTTGGAGGCAGATTACTTACTTGCCATAATTGATACTTGAGTGTATAGTGATGCTGATGATGGAGATCAGTTCCAGATCGAATGAAAGTTTAATCAGTTAATGTCCTTTATGTCATGAACATCTGcacaaaatttgataaataatgGCGAGTcgcttcatggtgtaacactttctaTATCCATCCATGTAGTATGCTAGGTAACTAAAAAAAATGGAGCAGCGTAACATTCCTACTAATACTAAGTGATACTGCAGTCTCTACTCTGTTATTCCACGAAGTGGTTGTATTGATGTGGTGGTCCTATGTCTACGAAAACAGAATATCAGTTATACCGTCAAGCAGATTGACTGGCGACGGATTCCTACAGTTGTCAGCTGTCTATGAGGACAAATCTGATCATGAATTTCTTACACCTgaatcttcgaaaaaatatggacgATGGTTTTTTTTTGTGGATAAGAAGTGTCGAGTAAAGTCTATACTTTCCTAGAAAAATTGAACAAGCAGCTTGAATACATATAATGTAATACGGACATACATGGAATCACTGTTAAGTTCCAGCACATTGGCAAACGTATCGACATGGGAAGCTGCCACTCCTCCATTCCAGTAGTCTCAGAGCTGccaatttgtcgtaaaaatatgcTGTATTCCATTTTATAGTACATCGTCTGCTATTATTTCCTGGGTCTATAATGGATTTTGATTAACACCTACGTGCTATCAAATACGCAGTACTGAACATTTACTACCAGTCACCTTCATCGACAGCACATTCAGGAGGAAGAAAAGAGAATGTCACACTCTCACACTCTCATCAGCCTGGTGCAACTGAAACTGGGATTCACCGCACTGTGTTACACACTATACACTGACAGTGTTTGGGGACTCAGGCCAGTCGCTGATCTGTATGTCGAGTCATCAGTAAAGGGCCAAGGGTCGGTCGTTGGCTGCTGAGCCCTATACAGTGCATGTGTCTGCGTACATTGCTGGTAGACATGGGCTCCTCACGCTCACTCTCAGTAGATCATCGATCACCCACTGTGGGTCTGTGGAGGAGACTGACGTCCGTTCATCAAACACTTGTGGTTGTGCTGTGCAACATTCTATGCTTGTCTAAACGTTGTTTCTAAGATGCTGCAGATCCACCACCCTAGACATTGTCGACCTGAGAAACTCGAATTGCTGTGGAATCTCCCATGTGCTACGATCAATGCGTCTTGCACCAGTCATCATCCCACAGCCAAAGTCAGTTAACTGGCGACGTGCTCCCACGTTCAGTGCACGTATGTCTGCATCAGACCACTCACGTAGTGTGGCTACATCCGTACCATAGACCATATCTAGCTGCCAATTTGGGGCATCATTCtacttgtatctacatctacatccatactccgcaagccacctgacggtgtgtggcggagggtaccttgagttcctctatcggttctcccttctattccagtctcgtattgttcgtggaaagaaggactgtcggtatgcctctgtgtgggctctaatctctctgattttatcctcatggtctcttcgcgagatatacgtaggagggagcaatgtactgcttcactcctcggtgaaggtatgttctcgaaacttcaacaaaagcccgtaccgagctactgagcgtctctcccgcagagtcttccactgaagtttatctatcatctccgtaacgctttcgcgattactaaatgatcctataacgaagcgcgccgttctccgttggatcttctctatttcttctatctggtacggatcccacactgctgagcagtattcaagcagtgggcgaacaagcgtactgtaatctacttcctttgttttcggattgcatttccttaggattcttccaatgaatctcagtctggcatctgctttaccgacgatcaactttatatgatcattccattttaaatcactcctaatgcgtactcccagataatttatggaattaactgcttccagttgctgacctgctattttgtagctaaatgataatggatctatatttctatgtattcgcaccacattacacttgtctacattgagattcaattgccattccctgcaccatgcgtcaattcgctgcagatcctcttgcatttcagtacaattttgcattgttacaacctctcgatataccacagcatcatctgcaaaaaacctcagtgaacttccgatgtcatccacaaggtcatttatgtatattgtgaatagcaacggtcccatgacactaccctgcggcacacctcaaatcactcttacttcggaagacttctctccattgagaatgacttgctgcgttctgttatctaggaactcttcaatccaatcacacaattggtctgatagtccatatgctgttacttttttcattaaacgactgtggggaactgtatcgaacgccttgcggaactcaagaaacacagcatctacctgtgagcccgtgtcaatggccctctgagtctcgtggacgaatagcgcgagctgggtttcacacgaccgtctttttggaaacccatgttgattcctacagagcagatttctagtctccagaaaagtcattatactcgaacataatacgtgttccaaaattctacaactgatcgacgttagagatataggtctatagttctgcacatctgttcgacgtcccttcttgaaaacggggatgacctgtgccctacaTCTTCAAATGGGAGAAATCTTCCGATAACTATCAGCCAATCAGTTTATTTGTGAAGCTCTCGCTACTTGCGGAGGTATTTACAACTGGACCGCTTGGTAAAGTTCGTTCCTAGGACAATCTGAGCCGAGTGGAAGCTTACCTCCCAGGAGGTGCTTCACTTCTGGGACAGTGACCTCCCGCCAGTTGCTCGGCGCGCTGTCGCTCTTGTAAGGCGTGATGACGGTGACCCGGTGCCCCCTGGCTGCCAGCTGTTCCAGGTAGCGCCGCTCCAGCATCCAGTGGCTGCGCCCGGGCACAGGGAAGATGGCCAGCAGGCTAGCAGCGTGGGCGCTGGCGAGGGCGCACGCCAGCACCAGGGGCTCAAGGATGCGCATCTGGAAAAGAAAACGTCGCTGCACGCTGGAACACAGTTGTACAAGAGCTGGTCTGTACACGATGTGCGGGGTATAAacacagatatttctgttggtgcctTATGACAGTGTACAGAACAACATAAAATCAGTATTTAGTTCATTTGCTGTTCAAAATTATGCCTATTACAAGtagtatctttttatatatatggttctcgggcgagacgtcggatgtcgtagtgaaaactccacaatatttcatcagcgcaactggtcgacatcttcaggtgcgacgaacacactgctaaggcaggaccagagccccctatttatgccagccttaggcaggaagtgcgcatgcgtggaggtgccaaattcgatggccaatagcgacgatatcaaccgatagctggaaggacagtagcGCCACctgcaggatgaagaaccaaagacttcggcgcacgcgcggaggccaCCGCCGCTggtctgcgctgccatcggccgccccagcgacctctgtcggaagctgcGAGCAAATATGCGCGTCCGCGTAGGCGCGTcactatcctcccgttgtcaacagaatatttatgttgctggcgaatcgtcatccgtcgAATGACCAACAGTACCCCTCTCTGCTcgatgcgacttcaatatggccactgctggatcccaagctgtactgcgCTGAAAGCccatgtctctgtttacaagattcgtcgagctacgtatttccactgcttccttaataacactgtcccagtacgaactcgtcgagaattttggtatgttgataattcatagaatggcctgtactgatggccgtgcggttctaggcgcttcagtccggaaccgcgtgactgttacggttgcgggttcgaatcctgcctcgggcatgggtgtgtgtgtgatgtgcttaggtcagttaggcttaagtagttctaagttctaggggactgatgacctcagatgttaagtcgcatagtgctcagagccattttgagcctgtactgagacaatgctcggccactgcagacttttctggttgttccagacgagtgtagcctcggtgttcagtacatctctcttctacagtgcgacaagtttgtccgatgtacgacatgccgcag
This window contains:
- the LOC126203012 gene encoding UDP-glycosyltransferase UGT5-like encodes the protein MRILEPLVLACALASAHAASLLAIFPVPGRSHWMLERRYLEQLAARGHRVTVITPYKSDSAPSNWREVTVPEVKHLLGGSVNLFEFSLRSPVIGLFFLFQYGINACDILLKEESVQQLYKSEEKFDAVIVESFFQDCFLAFAHKFKGHLIHVAPYEGTHWIGDTVGNPNPFAYVPDPFLRYTDHMDFCERFYNSLFGTYQRIIRQIYFLPRLDAIVQKHFNDATIPSVATIEREAALLLVHAHVTVGHPRPAVPNRIAVAGMHIFPPKKLPQDLQKYLDEAKEGVIYFSLGSNLNSTDMPSEKRAAFITVFSRLKQRVLWKWEADSLPNQPPNVMVKKWLPQSDILAHRNIKLFITHGGLLSTLEAVDRGVPLLAIPVYGDQMLNAIRAEKAGYAKKIEFPSLSTESLWAAVSEMLTNSSYRDRAQKLSRLFHDRPRPALEEAIYWTEYIIRHNGARHLRSAAMDLTWYQYLLLDVIAMLLAVGFVALLTAVFIIRAVVRLFAGRKSNGGQKKKRAKKD